Proteins encoded within one genomic window of Candidatus Eisenbacteria bacterium:
- a CDS encoding NUDIX domain-containing protein: MTAAPGARVAVDVALFTVRDDALHVLVVQTAGGPFAGAWALPGGLVRENEPLDDAAARELFARTGVGDAYLEQLYTFGSPDRDPHARVVSVAYVGLIPHGGRFAGTLEHPKYRQVVWCPVRRSPPLAYDHAEVVRTAVARVRAKLAYTNLVYTLLPPTFTLSELQAVYQAILGRRLDRRNFRKKMLSTGLLAALGRERRGAHRPAALYRFRRRRPATVAML; encoded by the coding sequence GTGACCGCCGCGCCCGGCGCGCGCGTCGCCGTCGACGTCGCGCTCTTCACCGTGCGCGACGACGCCCTGCACGTGCTGGTCGTGCAGACCGCCGGCGGTCCGTTCGCCGGCGCGTGGGCCCTGCCCGGCGGGCTCGTGCGCGAGAACGAGCCGCTCGACGACGCGGCCGCGCGCGAGCTTTTCGCGCGCACCGGCGTCGGCGACGCCTACCTGGAGCAGCTCTATACCTTCGGCAGCCCCGACCGCGATCCCCACGCACGCGTCGTCTCGGTCGCCTACGTCGGCCTGATCCCGCACGGCGGGCGCTTCGCCGGCACGCTCGAGCATCCGAAATACCGGCAGGTCGTGTGGTGTCCCGTCCGCCGCTCGCCGCCGCTCGCCTACGACCACGCCGAGGTCGTCCGTACCGCGGTCGCGCGGGTGCGCGCCAAGCTCGCGTATACGAACCTGGTCTACACCCTGCTCCCGCCGACGTTCACCCTCTCGGAGCTGCAGGCCGTCTACCAGGCGATCCTGGGGCGGCGCCTCGACCGCCGGAACTTCCGCAAGAAGATGCTCTCGACCGGGCTCCTGGCCGCGCTCGGCCGCGAGCGCCGCGGCGCGCACCGCCCCGCCGCCCTCTATCGCTTCCGGCGGCGGCGCCCCGCGACGGTCGCCATGCTGTGA
- the nadA gene encoding quinolinate synthase NadA, with amino-acid sequence MHAELPTTPDATALEALLAPLHDAAYTPARCAALAGTIAEIHALKRARNAVVLAHNYQRPEIFQVADFVGDSLELARQATKVDADVIVFCGVHFMAETAKILNPAKKVILPDLRAGCSLADAVTAEALAERKAELRKVYPDLTVVGYVNTTADVKAECDACCTSSNAVRVVEAMPGRHVLFVPDKNLAAHVQSQTTKEVIAWDGNCYVHHQITPEQILAVKKGLPHLKVLAHPECRQDVLQVADAVLSTSGMVKYAKESPAHDFLIVTECGLSDRLILEVPEKKFYKSCKLCQYMKMITLEGTRDALRDLAPEITLDEDVRVRAKRALDRMLELAA; translated from the coding sequence ATGCACGCCGAACTCCCCACCACGCCCGACGCGACCGCCCTCGAGGCGCTCCTCGCCCCGCTGCACGACGCCGCGTACACGCCCGCGCGCTGCGCGGCGCTCGCGGGCACGATCGCCGAGATCCACGCGCTCAAGCGAGCCCGCAACGCCGTCGTCCTCGCGCACAACTACCAGCGGCCCGAGATCTTCCAGGTGGCCGACTTCGTCGGCGACTCGCTCGAGCTGGCGCGCCAGGCCACGAAGGTCGACGCCGACGTCATCGTCTTCTGCGGCGTCCACTTCATGGCCGAGACGGCGAAGATCCTGAATCCCGCCAAGAAGGTCATCCTCCCGGACCTGCGTGCCGGCTGCTCGCTCGCGGACGCCGTCACCGCAGAGGCGCTCGCCGAGCGCAAGGCCGAGCTGCGGAAGGTCTACCCGGACCTCACAGTGGTCGGCTACGTCAACACGACGGCCGACGTGAAGGCCGAGTGCGACGCGTGCTGCACCAGCTCGAACGCGGTGCGCGTCGTCGAGGCGATGCCCGGCCGGCACGTCCTCTTCGTCCCGGACAAGAACCTCGCGGCCCACGTCCAGTCGCAGACCACGAAGGAAGTCATCGCGTGGGACGGGAACTGCTACGTCCACCATCAGATCACGCCCGAGCAGATCCTGGCGGTGAAGAAGGGGCTTCCCCACCTGAAGGTCCTGGCGCACCCCGAGTGCCGGCAGGACGTGCTGCAGGTCGCCGACGCGGTGCTGTCGACGAGCGGCATGGTGAAGTACGCCAAGGAGAGCCCGGCGCACGACTTCCTCATCGTGACGGAATGCGGCCTCTCCGACCGCCTGATCCTCGAGGTGCCGGAGAAGAAGTTCTACAAGAGCTGCAAGCTCTGCCAGTACATGAAGATGATCACGCTCGAGGGGACGCGCGACGCGCTCCGCGACCTCGCGCCGGAGATCACGCTCGACGAGGACGTCCGGGTGCGCGCCAAGCGTGCCCTCGACCGCATGCTCGAGCTGGCGGCGTGA